Proteins from one Deinococcus apachensis DSM 19763 genomic window:
- a CDS encoding aminodeoxychorismate components I/II: protein MASPLPARLAALTPADVLLRLRAVDAPGVALLESLGPVVEYGHYSFLSAWPVAVQEELPERPEGHALFPAWLGGLKYEAAREFGLGTHEPEGRAGWWGRYPSGLVWDRVSGRLEIVGEAGHVDWEAVLSRGPVPTPTLHVGEFGADDVDYPAGVRTVQELIRAGEVYQVNLSRGVRAAATGDPLAAYLRLREVNPSPFMAFLDLGNEVVVSCSPERLVLHTGDRVSARPIAGTRRRGDTAAEDATLERELRASPKEVSEHTMLVDLVRHDLGRVAAPGTVTVPDLGLVERYSHVMHLVSEVTATARPGLTARDLLAATFPGGTITGAPKERVMEAIRALEPGPRGWYTGGVGIVSGARVDVNILIRTAAFRRQRDPLAEDAGPNISRWTVQVRAGGGTVIDSDPGREAQETVHKAQALLAVLSGHPGRPAQPPAPPMPGRPWSPPPALTRTGLRVLLLDNRDSFTLNLAHDLLALGAVVDLRTQDEAAQALLASQPDAVLIGPGPGTPGTSGCTLALTRLCLERGVPLLGVCLGHQALGEVLGGRVERAGPVHGQPEAVSHGGKGLFDGIADGTPFGRYHSLVVRGLPEEYVTGRSADGEVMALGVPGRPAWGVQFHPESVLSPAGRVLLGNWLRLCREATA, encoded by the coding sequence ATGGCGTCTCCCCTGCCTGCCCGGCTGGCGGCCCTGACCCCCGCCGACGTGCTGTTGCGGCTGCGGGCGGTGGACGCTCCGGGCGTGGCCTTGCTGGAGTCGCTGGGGCCGGTCGTCGAGTACGGGCACTACAGCTTCCTGAGCGCCTGGCCAGTGGCGGTCCAGGAGGAGTTGCCGGAAAGGCCGGAGGGGCACGCCCTCTTCCCCGCCTGGCTCGGCGGCCTGAAGTACGAGGCGGCGCGCGAGTTCGGGCTTGGAACGCACGAGCCGGAGGGGAGAGCGGGCTGGTGGGGTCGCTACCCCAGCGGGCTCGTCTGGGACCGCGTCTCGGGCAGGCTGGAGATCGTGGGCGAGGCCGGGCACGTGGACTGGGAGGCGGTGCTGTCGCGCGGCCCGGTCCCCACCCCGACCCTTCACGTGGGCGAGTTCGGCGCGGACGACGTGGACTACCCGGCGGGCGTGCGGACCGTACAGGAGCTGATCCGGGCGGGCGAGGTGTATCAGGTCAACCTCTCGCGGGGGGTACGGGCGGCGGCGACGGGCGACCCCTTGGCGGCCTACCTGCGGCTGCGGGAGGTGAATCCCAGCCCCTTCATGGCCTTTCTCGATCTGGGGAACGAGGTCGTCGTGTCGTGCAGCCCGGAGCGGCTGGTGCTGCATACGGGAGACAGGGTCAGCGCCCGGCCCATCGCGGGCACGCGGCGGCGCGGGGACACTGCCGCGGAGGACGCCACCCTGGAGCGTGAGCTGCGAGCAAGCCCCAAGGAGGTCAGCGAACACACCATGTTGGTGGACCTCGTGCGGCACGACCTGGGGCGGGTGGCGGCGCCCGGCACGGTGACGGTGCCCGACCTGGGCCTGGTCGAACGCTACAGCCACGTGATGCACCTCGTCTCGGAGGTGACGGCCACGGCGCGCCCCGGCCTGACCGCGCGCGACCTGCTCGCCGCCACCTTTCCCGGCGGCACGATCACGGGCGCCCCCAAGGAACGGGTGATGGAGGCAATCCGCGCCCTGGAACCGGGGCCGCGCGGCTGGTACACGGGCGGCGTGGGCATCGTGAGCGGCGCGCGGGTGGACGTGAATATCCTGATTCGGACGGCGGCCTTCAGGCGCCAGCGGGACCCATTGGCGGAGGACGCTGGCCCGAACATCTCCCGTTGGACCGTGCAGGTCCGGGCCGGAGGCGGCACCGTCATTGACTCCGACCCTGGGCGCGAGGCGCAGGAGACCGTCCACAAGGCGCAGGCGCTCCTCGCAGTCCTGTCGGGACACCCGGGGCGCCCGGCCCAGCCGCCCGCTCCGCCGATGCCCGGCCGTCCGTGGAGCCCACCGCCCGCCCTCACGCGGACAGGGTTGCGGGTGCTGCTGCTGGACAACCGGGATTCGTTCACCCTGAATCTCGCCCACGACCTGCTGGCCCTGGGGGCGGTGGTGGACCTGCGGACCCAGGACGAGGCGGCGCAGGCCCTGCTCGCCTCGCAGCCGGACGCCGTGCTGATCGGGCCGGGGCCGGGCACCCCAGGCACGAGCGGCTGCACGCTGGCCCTCACGCGGCTGTGCCTGGAGCGGGGCGTACCGCTGCTGGGGGTGTGCCTGGGTCACCAGGCGCTCGGCGAGGTGCTGGGCGGCCGGGTGGAGCGGGCCGGGCCGGTCCACGGGCAGCCGGAGGCAGTGAGCCACGGCGGGAAGGGGCTGTTTGACGGGATTGCGGACGGCACGCCTTTTGGCCGGTATCACTCGCTCGTCGTGCGCGGGCTTCCCGAGGAATACGTCACGGGCCGCAGCGCGGACGGCGAGGTGATGGCGCTGGGGGTCCCGGGGCGGCCTGCCTGGGGCGTGCAGTTTCACCCGGAGAGCGTGCTGAGCCCAGCCGGGCGCGTGCTGCTGGGCAACTGGCTGAGGCTTTGCCGGGAGGCAACCGCTTGA
- a CDS encoding RrF2 family transcriptional regulator, with protein MWVSTKAQYGLRALIEIGRRGGDAVPLKDVSERQGISQHYLEQIASNLRRAGFIKSVRGAHGGYRLARPAAAINAYEVVTAMEGSIAPVSCVEEDHVCDKGNVCGTLDLWHRVDAALRDVLGGTTLADLIQDSERQEHARLVQLEPSFLMPRA; from the coding sequence ATGTGGGTCTCGACCAAAGCACAGTACGGCCTTCGCGCCCTGATCGAGATCGGGCGGCGTGGGGGGGACGCGGTGCCGCTCAAGGATGTGTCCGAGCGTCAGGGCATCAGCCAGCACTACCTGGAGCAGATCGCCAGCAACCTGCGCCGGGCGGGCTTTATCAAGAGCGTGCGGGGGGCACACGGCGGCTACCGGCTGGCCCGGCCCGCCGCCGCCATCAACGCCTACGAGGTCGTCACGGCGATGGAGGGGAGCATCGCCCCCGTGTCGTGCGTGGAGGAAGACCACGTGTGTGACAAGGGCAACGTCTGCGGCACCCTCGACCTGTGGCACCGGGTGGACGCGGCGCTGCGGGACGTGCTGGGCGGCACCACCCTCGCCGACCTGATTCAGGACAGTGAGCGCCAGGAGCACGCGCGGCTGGTGCAACTGGAGCCCAGCTTCCTGATGCCACGCGCCTGA
- a CDS encoding Glu/Leu/Phe/Val family dehydrogenase: MRASGLNWQGLMEQLQEALPYCEVTDQSLAYFKYPKRTLSVNLPVRMDDGTVRVFRGYRTVHSTARGPSMGGVRFKPGLNAHECEVLAAIMTLKAAVADLPLGGAKGGVDVDPSLLSPHELEGLTRRFTSELVELVGPTTDILAPDVGSDQQIMAWMLDAYGENTGSTTNGVVVGKPLQLGGSYGAKDARGRSAALVTARVLEERGESLERARVAVYGFGDVGRRAAQTLAAQGALVIAVSDQSGATFASGGLDLEALSRYREEHGSVAGFATAITPDEVVELDVDVLMLAYDYGAVNAGNAHAVRARYVVEATNRAVLPEAERFLRAGGVCVLPDLVASIGGLIVNYLEWVQDASNFFWTPEEIERAIDIRVNAAVDNVTAFMRTRQADMRTAAYAIALNRLHEAAVMRGVYP, from the coding sequence ATGCGGGCATCAGGACTCAACTGGCAGGGCCTCATGGAGCAGCTCCAGGAGGCGTTGCCGTACTGCGAGGTGACCGACCAGTCCCTTGCTTATTTCAAGTACCCCAAACGGACCCTCAGCGTGAACCTGCCCGTTCGGATGGACGACGGCACGGTGCGCGTCTTTCGGGGCTACCGCACCGTCCACTCCACCGCCCGCGGCCCCAGCATGGGCGGCGTGCGCTTCAAGCCGGGGCTGAACGCCCACGAGTGCGAGGTGCTGGCCGCGATCATGACCCTCAAGGCCGCCGTCGCTGACCTGCCGCTGGGGGGGGCCAAGGGGGGCGTGGACGTGGACCCGTCGCTGCTAAGCCCCCACGAGCTGGAGGGCCTGACCCGGCGCTTCACCAGCGAACTCGTCGAACTCGTTGGGCCGACCACCGACATCCTCGCGCCGGACGTGGGCTCGGACCAGCAGATCATGGCCTGGATGCTCGACGCCTACGGTGAGAACACCGGCTCGACCACCAACGGCGTGGTGGTGGGCAAACCGCTGCAACTCGGCGGCAGCTACGGCGCCAAGGATGCCCGGGGCCGCAGCGCCGCCCTGGTGACCGCCCGGGTGCTGGAGGAACGGGGCGAGAGCCTGGAGCGCGCCCGCGTCGCCGTGTATGGCTTCGGGGACGTGGGCCGCCGGGCCGCCCAGACGCTCGCCGCCCAGGGCGCGCTGGTGATCGCCGTCTCCGACCAGAGCGGCGCCACCTTCGCCAGCGGCGGCCTGGACCTGGAGGCCCTCAGCCGCTACCGCGAGGAACACGGCAGCGTGGCGGGCTTCGCCACCGCCATCACCCCCGACGAGGTCGTGGAACTCGACGTGGACGTGCTCATGCTCGCCTACGACTACGGGGCCGTGAACGCGGGGAACGCCCACGCCGTCCGCGCCCGCTACGTGGTCGAGGCCACCAACCGCGCCGTCCTCCCCGAGGCCGAGCGCTTCCTGCGCGCCGGGGGCGTGTGCGTGCTGCCCGACCTGGTCGCCAGCATCGGCGGATTGATCGTGAACTACCTGGAGTGGGTGCAGGACGCCTCGAACTTCTTCTGGACCCCGGAGGAGATCGAGCGGGCCATCGACATCCGGGTGAACGCCGCCGTGGACAACGTGACCGCCTTCATGCGGACCCGGCAGGCGGACATGCGGACCGCCGCCTACGCCATCGCGCTCAACCGCCTGCATGAGGCGGCGGTGATGCGGGGCGTGTATCCGTGA
- a CDS encoding polyprenyl synthetase family protein: protein MTGVAALTLPGAVFETRLREVLRSRVEFIELIGEDLVAAGGKRARPAVTYLAAQALGAGPQSPLWDATTDLAVCVELLHSASLLHDDLIDDADTRRGQPAAFRRFGNVVSVMSGDFMLSRLLTLLAAMPQGAALTRAFGEAASQICEGEVLQFQVAAYADYRLEHYLDVIHGKTAALVELAASAPALLLEAPGAQREALATFGREYGLAFQMRDDLLDLTGEEATLGKPVGGDLREGKATLPVLHLLDGPYADEVREVLERRAAHPGDVGRIRELAWSQGAAERTREEIRRRAGLAVRALEALPSSEAREALADLARHEIDRSR from the coding sequence ATGACTGGCGTGGCCGCCCTGACCCTCCCCGGTGCCGTCTTCGAGACGCGGCTGCGCGAGGTGCTGCGCTCCCGGGTGGAGTTCATCGAGCTGATCGGGGAGGACCTGGTGGCGGCGGGCGGCAAACGGGCGCGGCCCGCCGTGACCTATCTGGCGGCCCAGGCGTTGGGCGCTGGCCCGCAGAGCCCGCTGTGGGACGCAACCACCGACCTCGCCGTGTGCGTCGAGCTGCTGCATTCGGCCTCGCTGCTGCACGACGACCTGATCGACGACGCCGACACCCGCCGGGGCCAGCCCGCCGCCTTCCGCCGTTTCGGCAACGTGGTCAGCGTGATGAGCGGGGATTTCATGCTCTCGCGCCTGCTGACGCTGCTCGCCGCCATGCCGCAGGGGGCCGCCCTCACCCGCGCCTTCGGCGAGGCGGCCTCCCAGATCTGCGAGGGTGAGGTGCTGCAATTCCAGGTCGCGGCCTACGCCGACTACCGCCTGGAACACTACCTGGACGTGATTCACGGCAAGACGGCGGCGCTGGTCGAACTCGCCGCCTCGGCGCCCGCCCTGCTGCTGGAGGCGCCGGGGGCGCAGCGCGAGGCCCTGGCGACCTTCGGGCGCGAGTACGGGCTGGCCTTCCAGATGCGCGACGACCTGCTCGACCTGACCGGCGAGGAGGCTACCCTCGGCAAGCCCGTGGGCGGCGACCTGCGCGAGGGCAAGGCCACGCTGCCCGTGCTGCACCTGCTGGACGGCCCCTATGCAGACGAGGTCCGCGAGGTGCTGGAACGCCGCGCGGCCCACCCCGGCGACGTGGGCCGCATCCGCGAACTCGCTTGGTCGCAGGGCGCCGCCGAGCGCACCCGCGAGGAGATTCGCCGCCGCGCCGGGCTCGCCGTGCGGGCACTGGAGGCTCTGCCCTCCTCCGAGGCGCGGGAAGCCCTCGCCGATCTGGCCCGCCACGAGATCGACCGGAGCCGTTAG
- a CDS encoding quinone-dependent dihydroorotate dehydrogenase — MYRRLLKSALFRLDPEDAHHLTMRALGAASRVPVWPEAARRLSAPADPRLAQTLWDRPFTSPVGLAAGLDKNGEAVPAFSALGFGFLEVGTVTPLAQPGNERPRLFRLPDDSALINRMGFNNGGVEALGARLAALPFRSAPVWVNIGKNKATPNEAAVEDYRACVRLLSEVADGFVVNVSSPNTPGLRALQAADDLGALVRAVLMEVEAARVRIARRAPPVLVKLAPDLHPADFEASVGAVLDAGANGLIVSNTTLSREGLNHPHRVQTGGLSGRPLTARSTALVREAHRLVRGQVPIVGVGGIFTAEEAYAKIRAGASLVEVYTALIYEGPGLPARLNRGLGALLERDGLRNVAEAVGVDAQSL; from the coding sequence ATGTATCGCCGCCTCCTGAAATCCGCCCTCTTTCGCCTGGACCCTGAGGACGCGCACCACCTCACCATGCGGGCCCTGGGCGCGGCGTCGCGTGTGCCCGTCTGGCCGGAGGCCGCTCGCCGTCTGAGCGCCCCCGCCGACCCCCGCCTGGCCCAGACGCTCTGGGACCGCCCCTTCACCTCCCCGGTCGGCCTCGCGGCGGGGCTCGACAAGAACGGGGAGGCCGTGCCCGCCTTTTCCGCGTTGGGCTTCGGCTTTCTGGAAGTTGGGACCGTCACGCCCCTCGCCCAGCCCGGCAACGAGCGGCCTCGCCTCTTCCGCCTGCCAGACGACTCGGCGCTCATCAATCGCATGGGCTTCAACAACGGGGGAGTGGAAGCTCTGGGTGCCCGTCTCGCCGCGCTGCCCTTCAGGTCCGCTCCCGTCTGGGTCAACATAGGCAAGAACAAGGCCACCCCCAATGAGGCGGCGGTGGAGGATTACCGGGCCTGTGTCCGCCTGCTCTCTGAGGTGGCCGACGGCTTCGTGGTGAACGTGAGCAGCCCGAACACGCCGGGACTGCGGGCCTTGCAGGCGGCGGACGACCTCGGAGCCCTCGTGCGGGCCGTGCTGATGGAAGTGGAGGCCGCCCGGGTCCGCATCGCCCGCCGCGCGCCCCCCGTCCTCGTCAAGCTCGCCCCCGACCTGCACCCCGCCGACTTTGAGGCGAGCGTGGGAGCGGTGCTCGACGCCGGAGCGAACGGACTCATCGTCAGCAACACCACCCTGAGTCGTGAGGGCCTCAACCACCCGCACCGCGTTCAGACGGGCGGGCTGAGCGGGCGCCCCCTGACGGCGCGGAGTACGGCCCTGGTGCGCGAGGCCCACCGTCTCGTCCGCGGTCAGGTGCCCATCGTGGGGGTGGGCGGCATCTTCACCGCCGAGGAGGCCTACGCCAAGATTCGCGCCGGGGCCAGCCTGGTCGAGGTGTACACGGCGCTGATCTACGAGGGACCGGGGCTGCCCGCGCGGCTGAACCGGGGGCTGGGGGCGCTGCTGGAGCGTGACGGGTTGAGGAACGTGGCGGAGGCGGTCGGGGTGGACGCCCAGAGCCTTTGA
- a CDS encoding aminotransferase class IV, with the protein MRPLPPGVDASAWLHGATAFTTVRTHWGTPLLWEAHLARLAETRAFLGLPTPEEEFPPLDPFPWGLLRLTATVDGLFWSHRPLSPGPRPAEGVCVQVTRQQVHPQFARHKTGNYLPYLLAGREATRAGAFEGWLTDAAGNVVDGARTSPLLEVAGRLVVPSGGLPGLTRAAFLAGREFEERPVAVPELPRVTRAWLCGSGVGIVPVREIAGEGWQVVLPTVWPEVSHAALVWPQEPDG; encoded by the coding sequence TTGAGGCCGCTGCCTCCCGGCGTGGACGCGAGCGCCTGGCTTCACGGCGCGACGGCCTTCACCACCGTCCGCACCCACTGGGGTACGCCGCTGCTGTGGGAGGCGCACCTGGCACGGCTGGCAGAAACCCGCGCCTTTCTGGGCCTGCCCACACCGGAGGAGGAATTTCCGCCCCTCGACCCCTTTCCCTGGGGCCTGCTGCGCCTGACGGCCACGGTGGACGGCCTTTTCTGGTCCCACCGCCCCCTGAGTCCCGGCCCACGTCCCGCCGAGGGCGTGTGCGTCCAGGTCACCCGGCAGCAGGTTCACCCTCAGTTCGCCCGGCACAAGACCGGGAATTACCTGCCGTACCTTCTCGCCGGGCGGGAGGCGACGCGGGCGGGGGCCTTCGAGGGCTGGCTCACGGACGCGGCGGGGAACGTGGTGGACGGGGCGCGCACCTCACCGCTGCTGGAGGTGGCGGGGCGGCTGGTCGTCCCGTCGGGCGGCCTGCCGGGCCTCACCCGCGCGGCCTTTCTGGCGGGCCGGGAATTCGAGGAACGGCCCGTCGCGGTCCCCGAACTGCCCCGGGTCACCCGCGCCTGGCTCTGCGGCAGCGGGGTGGGCATCGTGCCGGTGCGCGAGATCGCGGGCGAGGGCTGGCAGGTCGTCCTCCCCACAGTCTGGCCTGAGGTGAGCCACGCCGCCCTGGTCTGGCCGCAGGAGCCGGACGGCTGA
- a CDS encoding dihydroorotase has product MKLTITNIKRLGSDTLESVTVENGVIRGWNLGDLGEVINGRGGTVAPALIELHAHLREPGQTEKEDLASGLAAAAAGGYGTVVSMPNTSPVVDDPAIVRALIEKAEGLGFARLKPAAALTRGQKGELLAELTFLKEAGAAMLTDDGRTNENARVLRLGLEYAHSLGMVVSVHAEDASLRADGVMNEGPVSEELGLPGNPAAAEAARVARDLEIVAQTGARLHVQHLSTARALDLVREAKRRGLPVTCEVCPHHLTLTDETLRSFDAIYKVAPPLRTQADADHLLEGLLDGTVDCLATDHAPHTRAEKERDLLDAPFGIAYIELAFPLMWTRFGERLGLEKLLDLMTAAPARVMGWPEPTLEEGAPADLVVLDLETEREVNPAEFRSKAKFSPWAGEWLRGWPLLTVVGGKVVFRHEGEGVK; this is encoded by the coding sequence ATGAAGTTGACCATCACCAACATCAAACGCCTCGGCTCCGACACGCTCGAATCCGTTACCGTCGAGAACGGTGTCATCCGGGGTTGGAACCTCGGCGACCTGGGAGAAGTCATCAATGGCCGGGGGGGCACGGTCGCACCCGCCCTCATCGAACTCCACGCTCATCTGCGCGAGCCGGGGCAGACAGAGAAGGAAGACTTGGCCTCGGGGCTGGCAGCGGCGGCGGCGGGCGGGTACGGCACGGTCGTGTCCATGCCGAACACGTCGCCGGTCGTGGACGATCCGGCCATCGTGCGCGCGCTGATCGAGAAGGCGGAGGGGCTGGGCTTCGCGCGCCTCAAGCCCGCCGCCGCTCTCACCAGAGGGCAGAAGGGCGAGCTGCTCGCCGAACTCACCTTCCTGAAGGAGGCGGGCGCGGCCATGCTCACCGACGACGGGCGCACGAACGAGAATGCGCGGGTGCTGCGGCTGGGACTGGAGTACGCCCACTCGCTCGGCATGGTCGTCAGCGTCCACGCCGAGGACGCCTCCCTGCGCGCGGACGGGGTGATGAACGAGGGGCCGGTGTCCGAGGAACTGGGCCTCCCCGGTAATCCGGCGGCGGCGGAGGCGGCGCGGGTCGCCCGTGACTTGGAGATCGTGGCTCAAACCGGGGCGCGGCTGCACGTCCAGCATCTCTCGACCGCCCGCGCGCTCGACCTCGTGCGGGAGGCGAAACGGCGTGGCCTACCCGTCACCTGTGAAGTCTGCCCCCACCACCTGACCCTGACGGACGAGACGCTGCGGTCCTTCGACGCGATCTACAAGGTGGCGCCGCCGCTGCGGACCCAGGCGGATGCCGACCACCTCCTCGAAGGGCTGCTGGACGGCACGGTGGACTGCCTCGCCACCGACCATGCGCCGCACACCCGCGCGGAGAAGGAACGCGACCTGCTGGACGCCCCTTTTGGCATCGCATACATCGAACTCGCCTTTCCGCTGATGTGGACGCGCTTTGGGGAGCGTCTGGGGCTGGAGAAACTCCTCGACCTGATGACCGCCGCCCCCGCCCGGGTGATGGGCTGGCCCGAGCCGACGCTGGAAGAGGGCGCCCCCGCCGACCTCGTGGTGCTGGACCTGGAGACGGAGCGGGAGGTCAACCCGGCCGAGTTTCGCAGCAAGGCGAAGTTCTCCCCCTGGGCCGGGGAGTGGCTGCGCGGCTGGCCGCTGCTGACGGTGGTGGGTGGGAAAGTGGTCTTCCGACACGAGGGGGAGGGCGTCAAGTAG